GAAGGCTACGCGGCGGACGTGGTGGTATTCGACCCGCAGACCATTCGCGATCACGCGACCTATGCCGACGGCCGGCAATTTGCCGAAGGCGTCTCACACGTGATTGTCAACGGCACGGCGGTGCTGGCGGGTGGCAAGCCGACGGGTGCTCGTTCCGGGCGCGGCCTCAAGCGGCAATAACGAAGCGCCGCACCGGGCCGGGGTTGCAGGGCTTACACTCTTTCAACCTGGCAGTGGCAAAAATGTCATGCTGAACGCGAAGGCATGACTGCGGCCTGCCAGAACGCCGCGCGCGTGAAGCATCTGAGATCCTTCGCGCGCGCGGCAAACGCAAGGAATAGTGTATTGCCTGCGCGCTCAGGATGACGGTTTCTGCCGCTTCGCATACCGCGTGCGGTATGGGGATTCTCAGCATGACGCCGTGTGGCAGATGGCCGTCGAAAAATGCTCTACCAGTCGCCTGCGTACTCGACCTGGTGCGGTTTCAAGGCATCGACGGTCCATGCCCAGTGCAGTTCGACCAACTGGCGGATGTGGAGCAGGTCGTGCGCGACCCAGGAGGCGAACATGTCGCCGGCCGTCATGTCTCGAAAACCGGTGTGGTAATTCACGGACCAGTCGGGGGACGCCAGTTCGCGCAGCCAGACGACCGACCGCTCACGCTCGAACAGAAAGTTGTTGACCGACTCCTCGAAGTTGCGCTCGTTGTACCGCCGCGCGGTGACCCAGCCGGGCGGATCGTTATGCGCCCAGGGTTCGGCGGGGTGCTGCCAGATCCATTGGAGGCGATGGCGGAAGTCTTCGCGTTCCTCGTCGTAGAGGTGATTGATCACTTCAAGCATCGACCAGGCATCGGGCGCTGGATGCCAGCGCGCCTGTGCCGCCGATACGCTCATCGTCAAACTGCGAATCGTCTGGGCGTTGTGCTCCATCTGCTCTACGCATCGTTCGAAATCCATGCTTACCCTCCTCAATGAGTTGACCTGCGCTGTGTCCGCGCATGATTGTGGAAACACCCATGCGTGAACTGCGTCTGCTGGCAGCCAGCGCCGCGGCAACCGCCGTGGTCTATGCATTGTATCTGCCGGTGCAGTTCCCGCTGGCGGGACTGTACCTGACGCCGCAGCTCGACCTGGGCAGCGTCAGCGATCGTCAACCGGCGGCCGCTGCGCTGTTCGCGGCCGGCAGCGCAGCCGTCTTCGGACTCTACGCGCTTGCGCTGGTGGCTGCGCGGCGCATCGAGTGTGCGTCCGGCGTTATTTCGCGCCAAGTCTGGGTGCTGACGTTGAGTGCTGGCATGGTATTCGCGCTCATCATGGTATGGACGTATCCGGTGGGCGCGGTCGACGTGTACGACTACATCTTTCGCGGGCGCATGTGGATGGCGCACGGGCTCAATCCGCTGGTGGTTGCGCCAGAACAGGCGCCGGGCGACCCCTGGCTGCCGTTCGTGGCCTGGAGCACCTACCCGTCGCCATACGGCCCGCTATGGGCGACCATTTCGGCATTCCTGTGCACGCTGGCTGGTTCCGACCTGCTCGTCAATCTGCTGGTGTTCAAACTAGCCGCGATCGCCAGTCTGTCTGTGGTGTCGCTGCTCACGGCCTCGTTGCTGAAAGGCAGCGGCCGGGCGCTGTCCGGCGTCCTGTTCCTGGCCTGGAACCCGTTGGTTCTATTTGAAGCGGCCGTCAACGGGCACAACGATATCTTCATGTTGTTGTTTGCGGCGCTGTCGCTCTGGCTGTTCCAGCGCCGCCGTCACCCGGCGGCATGGGCCTGTGCGGCGCTGGCCGCGCAGATCAAGATCGTCGCTGTCGCACTCAGTCCGGCGTTGGCGCTGGCTGTCATCATCGAGGCGTCCCGTGTGCATCGCAACTGGCGGTCTGCCGTGCGTTCTCTGATTGTCGGTGCGCTGGCATGGCTGATCGTGTTTGCGGGTGCTTACGCGCCCTGGTGGGCCGGCGACGCCACACTAGATGGCATCTGGCTGCTACAGGATCGTTTCACGTCGTCTGCGGCGACGGTGCTCAAACTCGGACTTGAGGCGCTGGACTACCCGGCCAATGCCGGCGAGTCTGCGCGCCTTGCCGCCTTGGCGGCGGCGCTTGCCGTGATGGGGTATGCCTCGCTGCTGGCATGGCGGCGCCGCTCCGCGCTGCCTGAAATCACCCTGGGCGTCTTTTGGCCGGTCGTCGCGCTGGGCACGCTCTGGTTTCAGCCGTGGTATGTCATGTGGCTGGTCGCTTGGGCGGCGCTTGGCGGCCCGGCGCAGCGTCGAACGGCGGCGCTGTGCGCGGCGGGCGCGCTTTCGCTGTACGTGCTGTTCGACTTCGCGTGGTTCTGGTACCCGGCGTGGCTCAATGCCGCCAATACGCTGGCGGTCAATGCGGTCGCGGTCGCGTTGTGGCTGGCGGCGCCGCTTACGGTGTCGTGGCTATATGCGCGCCGTAGAAGAGCAAGTCTTCCTCAATCCGGGACCTAAAGAACTCCTCAGAGTGGTCGCCGGGATAGATATGCACCTCGTAAGTTATCTTGCGCGCGTCGAGTTCCGCCTGCACCTCGCGTGTACGGTAGCTCCACGGATCGGTGTCGCCATAGATGAAGTAAATAGCGAGTGGCAGCGCAGGCGCGCGATCGCGCAGCAAGGGTAGCGCATCGAATTGGTCGAAGTATCTGGCGTCGCCGAAAAATTCCGGCGTGTCCGGGTCTCCGGCCCGCCGCCAGGATGGGCTGCGCAGGCCGGCCAGGCTGAAACGATCGTTGTGCAGCAGTGCCAGCGAAAGCGCGCCCTGACCGCCCATGGACAGCCCGCCGATAGCGCGGCTTTCGCGCCGGGGGATGGTGCGGAAGGTTCGATCCACATGGTCGACGAACTCCAGCGCCATATAGTCGCCCCAGCGCACACCATCCGCATGATTGAACCAGTACGCCTTGTCGCCTTCCGGCGACACGATGATGAATGGCGGGATTTCGCCTGCACGCATCATCTGATCAGCGATATCCTGCGTTCCGAACCATGACCACTCGCCGTGGTTGCCGCCCCAACCGTGCAGCAGATACAGCACGGGATAACGGCGCTGGCTGGCGGCGTAGCCGGGCGGCAGGTACACCATATATGGCATGTTCTGCTGTATGATGGCGCTGTCGTAGCTGTCGACGTATAGGTCGCTGTCGCCGCCGGGCAGGGGGGTCGGCGTATGCGTAGGCGTCGGCGCGATCGTCGATGTGGACGACGGTTGTGCCGCGGGCTGACTGGGCGCCGCTGTTCGCGTGGGCGTGAATCTTGCTGTGGCTGCCGCCGTCGGCGTGCGCGTGATCGTGGGCGTGCGCGTTGGTGTGCGGGTTGGTAGGCGCGTAAGCGTCGGCGTGCGCGTAGCCGTGGCCGTCGCGGTCGGGGTGCCGTCCGCAAAAGCCGCGATGGTATCGACCGGATTGTATGGCAGCAGGAGAACAACCACGCCGCATAATGCCGCACATGCGATCATCAGGCACGCGAAGATGATAATGGCGGCGGCGCGGAGGCTCATGCGACGAACGGAGACGCGACGGGATGCGTCATCAGCGACATGCGAATGGACGCGACTACGATCGGTACTAGCTTCCAGTCACGACCAACGGCTCATCGGCGGCGAAGAATTGCTCGGCCTGCGTCAGCATATCGTTGGTGATTTCATGCCCGACGCCTGGGAAAACCTTGAGCGTGCAGTTGCCGCCGGACTTGTTGAGCGCCTGAGAGAACTGTTCCGCCCGGCCCAGACGGGTGTTGCCGAGGTACTCATCCCACTGGCGCGGCACATCGCCCGGCTTATTGTCGTTGCCACCCACGCCAATCAAGAAACGCACTTGTTTGAACAGCGCGAAGTTGATTGGATGGCCGAGTCGCGCAGGCAAGTCGGCGATGCCGTAGGGGAATGGCAGGCTCTCAGGCCGTGCGCCGCTCACCACGCGAACCGATGTGAGTGGCAGCGTATACGTGCCTGCCGAATACGCCACCACGACGGATACATCTTCGGGGTATGACAGCGCAAAGCGGTGGGCCACTTGCGCCCCGCGCGAAAATCCGAATATCTTCACATGATCTTTGAGCTTCAAACCGGTCAGGCCGGGCAGTCGCTGGATCGTCGCGTTGAGGCGCTCGGCGATCTCGATATCTTCCAGCGCAACTGCGCTGGGATCGCGCCAGTTGCCATAGGCAATCGTCGGAGCCACCAGCAGCCAATTATGCTGATCAGCCGCCTTGATCAGCGAACCGGCAAAGCCCTTGCCCTCGCCGTTCATGCCATGCAGAGCGATGACGACTTGCAGCGGTTTGCCCGCCGGCGCCTTGGGCGGCACGTGAATGTACGCCGAGTAGGGGAGCGCGTTACTCGAAGCGGTCGTGGGCGCGCCGAGCACGTCGTCGGCCGGTTGTGCCCGCGCGGCCGCAGATGGCGCTGGCATGACATAGGCGGCACCAGTCGGCTCCGGAGTCGCATTGACAACGACCACCGGTGCGGGCGCAGTTGCCTGCGCAGCGAGGCGCTGCGGCCTTGGTTGCTGGGAAAAAACGCCAGCGGTCACGATGACGATTACAACAATACCAATGACGCGCTTCATGCCGGCCTCAACTGCCTCATGACGGAAACGACACTATACCTCTTCAATTTACTACCTAAGCGAGTGCCTGTCAATTTGAAGGGCCGGCAAAAATAGTGCGTATAGGTGACTCTGGCATGCGCGCATACAAGAACGCGGCTCCCGGTGAACCTACGCCGGAAGCCGAATCGAAATCATCACGCTGGCAGGTTCTCGGCTAACGCGGGATCACCCGGAACAGGAAGTTCTTGCGAATCATCTGCCAGGTCAGTGCCACCGCGCCGAGTTGGAGAACGGAGTTCGCCACGATGTCCTGGCCGTCGCCGCTGCCGATGTGCGCGACGACAATGTAGTACCCGACGAGCAACATAACGTGCATCGTGTAGCTATACAGCGAGTTTTCGCCCAGCGGATTGAACAGCCAGCCGATGGTGCCATAGAGCGGCTTCCAGAACAGCGTCGTGCCCATATAGAGTGTTGAGAAGACAACGGCCGAGGCGGCCAGTCTCCCAACGGACAGGCTGGCTTTGTCAAACAGCGCCATGATTGTCGGATCGTCTGGATTAGCGTTAGGGAAGATGACCAGCAGCGCGACGGTGGCCGCCAGCGCGAGGCTGAACCAGCGCAGGCGCATGAAACGGCCCAGGCGGCGCGACACGGTCTTGCGGTGGTAGCCGAGCGCCATCGCGGCGAAGAATAGCAGTTGCCAGGCCGCCACATGGAAAACCCAATTGCCCTCGATGTTCCAGGGGAAGCCCGACATCGCGGTTGGCGAGACTTGGTACGCGCCCCACAGCGCCAGCGATCCCGTGAGCATCCAACCAGTCTTGCCCCGGTTCATCAGCCACAGGGCGACCGGCGCCAGCAGCAGCAGTTGCGTGTAGAGCAGCGGAATGTCGGCAAACGCGAACGTGCGCTGCATCGTCGCCACATCGAAGATCAGCTTAAGCGGATCGCCGATCACATACCACGATGCAAAGGGGAGGTTGAATGTGCCGATCAGCCAGACGAATAGCAGCGTCAATGGCACCGTCAGCGTATAGAGCGTCCAGGCGCGAGCCAGCGCTTTGCGCGCGGCCGGCCACCAGCCGATCTTGCGCATCATGTCGCCATAGATGATGCCAACCAGCAACCCACTGATGAAGACGAAGCCTTCGGCAGCCGAAACGAAGAAGCGGTTGCCGCCCGTGAAGTTCTGCAGCCAGGAATCACTGCCCAGATGATCGACGATCATCGCAAACACCGCGTACCCGCGCAGGAAATCCAGCCGCAGGTCGCGATTGCCCTTCTGCACATAGAACCAATCGTACATGCGCCACTTGATCGATGCGGCTTGTGGCGTCAGATATCTTGTGTTGATCATAGCTGTCCCCTATCCGCCTGTATCCCTTCGATGCACTAACAAGATAGGGTCTTGAGTTGAGAATTTTCTATCCCTTAGATTAAGGATTGGTGAGAAACTAATGTCGCGCGCAGCCATAAATCGCAATAGTAATTGTTTACCACGTCTGCGGACGGGTATTCATTGCATGTCTGTCCAAGACAACCACGCGATAGCCGCATGCACGATGTTTCTGGCATGGCCCGTATTGAACTCTCAATTAAGAGCTTACCTGCAGTGCCTCGCCCCCTCATCCCCTTTGTTTTTCGCCCCTCCCCGCGAAAGCGGGGAGGGGTCGGGGGTGGGGTTGATGTATGTGAGCGAGTCTGCCTGTGGCGTCATCCCATGCGGTTGAGCGGGTCAACCAATCGATCAACGCCCATGCTGAGTACTGCACTCATGACAACTACCCAGTAAACAAGTACTCGCAATAATTGTACTGTGCTCAGTTTAACAATTGCGCGAACTTGTGAAGGTTGGCACAACGCGGAATGATGAATGTGATACTATTTCAAATTGAAAATGTCCCATGTGCATGTCGCATGTGCACACGGCACGCCGCCAAATTCTGCCTTCCCCCCGACCCCCTCCCAGCTTCGCTGGGAGGGGGCGCAAGGCAAGGGGATGAGGGGGCGGCAGTTGCACTTGCGCAATCGCTGTGAGGACATGGCCAAGTTGAAATAGTATGACGGATATCGTGCGTATGAATTGTAAATTGCGACACTGCTGCAGTTTTGGATCTATCTTGTCAGATGAGAGGCCCGAAACGAACTGGCCATCTGGCGGGGTGAGGTCTCACTCAGCGCGGGAACTGCCCGGCATAGCCGGTCATCTCGACATAGCCATAACCATCCACGGTCGCGCCGTTGGATTGGCCGCTGATGCGCACTGCACCTTCCCAGTACTTGAAGGTGATATCCATTTCCTGGTCGGCTACAAGCGGCGCGATGTTGAGGGTGATGCGTTCTGATGGCAGTTCCAGTGTCCAGCGCGACGGATATCTGCCGCCCGTGCGCGGGCTTTGCCAGTGGTCGAGCACCTGCACCCGGAACTGCTCGCTGGGAAAAAAGTGCGTCGTGCCGTCTTTCATAATCAGCGTGCCGGACGAGAACGGCTCGATACTGCCATCACGCCGGCGAATCTGAAAGACCATGAGTTCGCGGCCATCGTTCAACTGCAATGAGAACCAGTCCCAGCCGACGGCGTCCGATCCCAGGCCGGTCGTGCCAAACTCGTGATCCATCCACGACTGGCCGCTGACGTCGAAGCGCTGGCTGTTAATGGTCAGCGAACCCAGGCTGGCCAGTCGTGTGTAAGAGAAGTAGTATGAGGCATTTCCGGCGAGCGCCGATTTGCGGCTCAGTCCGTTTTCGCCGTGCAGCGCGAGTGGCTTGGTGGACTCGAGTTTGAGATCAAGCGCCAGTTCGCCCGTGCCGGCGGGCGTGTCACTGGCGCGCAGGCGGACGGCGCTGCCGTCGGCGTTCAGCGATTCGACCGACCAGTTCTCCAGCCACAGCCGGTATGGCGCGCCGCTGGCCCCCGCGAGCCCCGCCGCGCCGCGGCTGTAGCGCTCGGTTGCGATATGGCGCTGAGATGACCCATCGGTGAGCGCGAAATGCGCGAAATAAACCTGATTCGTCGCCCAGTCGGAGTCGCGCGTCTGCATGGTCGGCGTGATGGCGCGCCGGAAAAACGTCAACTGGTATCCGAAGCGGCGGCCATCGGTGGCGGTCAGATTGCCGGTGTAGTACCACCACTCGGTCTGGTAGTCGGGATGCGGACCGTGGTCGGCCGGAAAAACCAGCGCGCGCGGCGCGATGGCGCGCAGGTAGCCGGCGGCATCGTCGACGTGCTGGAGCGCTGTGACCTCGGCACTGACGCCGGACGGTGACGGTGCGCGCAGAATCAACACGGTCATTCCGGCAACCAGGAGAAGCCCCAGCAGGGCGGCGATGCGTTTCATGCGTTTACTCGCTGCGCAATGCCGTGGCGGCCTGCATGCGGCTCATACGCTGCATCGGGTAGACCGCGGCCAGCAGCGCGGCGGCTATGGAGATGGCGAGCGCCTGCACGTACACTTCCGGCACCGGCGAGAAAAAGATCGTCCAGCCAAACGAGCGCAGGTTGATCACATAGATGAGCACCAGCGACATGGCCAGCCCGACCGGCATCGACAACAGCCCGGCGGTCGCGCCCATCAAGCCGGTCTCGAGCAGCGTCAGCCGCCAAAGCTGCGGGATCGTCATGCCGGTGGCGCGCAGGGTGCCCAGTTCGCGCGTGCGCTCCAACTGGAGCGCCATCAACGCGCTCAGCACGCCGATGAAAGCGACGACGACGGCGACGATGCGCAGCGCGGCGGTAATGGCGAAGGTGCGGTCAAAGATGACGAGCGCCGTCTGGCGCAGGGCGCGATTGGCCTGCACGCGCACCACCGCGCCGCCCAGCGCCGCGCGCACGGCATCTTCCACGCGGCCCGCGTCGGCCCCCGGCGCGACATACGCCGCGACCGACGAGATCGCCGAGTCGTTCCAGTAGCGCCGGTAGGTGTCCAGGCTCATGAGTACTGAGCCTTGATCAGACGAATAGTCGTACGACACCGCCGCCACCAGGAAGTCGTGCGGTCCCTGGTCGGTCAGTAGCGACAGATGGTCGCCCAGATTCAGGCGCAGCCGGTTTGCGAACGGCTCGGTGATGATCAGCGCTCCGGACAGCACCTGCGCCCAGATCTCGTCGGGTGAACCGTTGCGGAAGCGGTAGACCGATGCGCCGCGCCCCCGCCGCGAGGTGACCGCATTGAGGCGCACTGGGCCATGCGACGGCGACGCCACGCTGACATTGCGGTATATTTCGATCCCGCTGATGCCTGGAACTGCGGCGATGCGATCTGGCAGCGCCGGGTCCATGCTGACTGCGCGATTGGCCGACGACTGCGGGGGCGCAATGTAAATATCGGCCAGCAGCGTTTGATCCAGCCAGTTCTCCACGGTGGTGCGGAACGACGCGATCATCACGGTGACGCCGATCGTGACGGATATGGCGACCATCAGCGCGGCAATCGCAATCGACGTGCGGCTCAGTGCGTTGGTGACCGTGCGCGCCGCCATCCGGCCGAGCATGCCCCAGCGGCCGAGCAGCCACGCTGCCACGCGCATCAGGTACACGGTCAGCTGCGGCACGCAGAAGACCAGCCCGAAGAGAAAGACGAACAGGCCGGCGAACGAGACGAAGACGCTGGACTGCACAAAGATGATCAGCGCGAGGCCGGCGACGGCCATCACGACCCCGGTGCGTGTCAGCGCGGGCAGCATGCGCCGCACGCGATCTTCCAGATCGCTGCGCTGCAGCGCCGTGATAGCGGGCACAGCCGCGGCCTCGGCCGACGGCACGGCTGCCGCGATGAGCGCGGCCATGATGCCGAGCACGGCGCCTTTCAGGAGCGTGGCGGCTTGCACGTCGACGCCGCGCACGGTGACGCTGAAATACAGATCGTTGATCGTCTGTGTGACGAGCGCGACCGTGAAGCGGCCCAGGACTATGCCGAGCAGCACGCCGAGCACGGAGCCGACCGTCCCGATGATGGCGGCCTCGGCCATGATCAGGGCGAAGATCTGTCGGCCGGTCACGCCGAGGCAGCGCAGAATGCCAAGCATTTGCCGGCGCTGGACCACCGTGAACATGACGGTGTTGTAGATGAGAAACATGCCGACCATTAGCGCCAGCAGGCTGAACGCTGTGAGGTTGAGCTGGAACGCCGCGGTCAACTGCGTAACCGTATCGGACTGTTCCGAGGCCGGCGCAAGCGCCAGCCCAGGCGGCAGGCGTGCTGCGATCTGCCCGGCGATTTCCGGCGTGGCGATCAGGTCGATGCGCGATAGGCGGCCGCGCATGCCGAAAAACTCTTGCGCGGTCGAAACGTCGGCGAGCATCAACCCTTCGAGCGCGCGTGCCGAAACGTCGTTAGGCGCCTTGAGCAGCCCGACGATGACTGCTGTTTTGCGCGCCGAGTCCACGCGCAGGCTGATGCGGTCGCCGATGCGCAGCCCGAAACGCGCGGCGCTCTCCGCCCCGACGAGCACGCCGCCCGGCCGCGTGTAAAACGCCGTGAGCGCGTCAAAGTTGCCCCCATCCGAGGCGGGCGTGCGCGGCAGGGTGAGGTATGACCGGAACGGCGCCTCCGCCAGCGGATCGACGCCGAGCACGCGCACCGTCTGGCCGCCCATCTCTTCGACGCCGGCGTAGCCCTCGACGACCGGCGCGCTCAGCCGGTAACCGCCGTCCACGCGCAACCGCCGGTACACGTCGTCGTCGATGCCGCCCGGCCCGCCCTGAATCACATGCGTGGCGCGGCCGATCACCGCCTCGGTCGAGAGGTGAAAGGCGCGCGCGGCCGAATCGTTAGCCAGGTCGATCGCCACGACGACGGCGACGCCGAGTGCGACGCTGAACAGCATGAGACCGGTCAGCCATGGCCGCCGCATGGCGTCACGCAGGCCGGTCTTCAGCAGCGTCCAGTGCATGCTTAGCGCGCCGCCCCGGCAATGATCGCGTCACCGCTCACATCGACCAGGTGTCCGTGATCGAGCTTGAAGCGGCGGCCGGCCAGGACGGCTACTTCGGACGAATGGGTGACGATGATCAACGTTGTGCCGCGCTCGCGGGAGAGCCGTGTCAGCAGATCCATCACGGCTGCGCCGGTGTCGGCGTCGAGATTGCCGGTCGGCTCGTCGGCGAGGATCAACTCCGGGTGCGCGCACAGTGCGCGGGCCATCGCAACGCGCTGTTGCTCGCCACCCGACAGTTTGTCCGTGTACGCGCCGGCGCGATCGAGTAATCCGACTTCGCGCAGCAACTCCTCCGCGCGCCTACGGGCCTCGGGTGCTTTGACGCCGCTGAGCTCGGCGGCCAGCAGGACGTTCTCGATCACGGTCAGCGTCGGGATCAGGTTGAAGAACTGGAACACGAACCCGATGTGGTCGCGGCGGAAAATCGTGCGGCGGCGATCATCCAGCGCGCTGATGCGTTCGCCGGCGATCCAGATGTCGCCATCCGAGGGCAGGTCCAGCCCGGCGAGCAGGTTGAGCAGCGTGCTCTTGCCGCTGCCGGAACGACCGATGATGGCGATGAACTCGCCGCGGTTGAACGATGCGGTGACTTCGGCGAGTACGACGCGCTCGCGCCCGCCCTCGGCGAATGTTTTGCTGACGCGGTTGAAAATGATCAGCGCGTCTGTTGGTGCGCTGTCAGGTGGGTAGGAATCAGGTAGTTTGGGCATGGTATACGCGCGGCGCAGATGTGCCACAGAATTATACGCCCGGTGCGCCCGGCTGCATTGTGGAGACTGAAGAGCACGCGTGCGCTGAGCTTGTCGCAGCGCATAGCTGCTTGGTCGCCCCTTCGACAGGCTGTTCAGAAACTTGGCGGGCAACCAGACTGGTTATTCATTTTGGCCCGTCATGCCGACATGTCGTTGTCCGCTGGCATGACGGCTTGGATATGCGGCGCACCAATTTCTGTCCGCACGCACGTCGCCGCGACGACCTGGAATTCTCAGGGGGCGTGACGGATGACAAAAAACGCCGCGGAGTTCGGTCCGCGGCGTCGGCGCAATTCGGTGCGGGTGTTAGCCACGTTTCAAGTG
This Chloroflexota bacterium DNA region includes the following protein-coding sequences:
- a CDS encoding DinB family protein, encoding MDFERCVEQMEHNAQTIRSLTMSVSAAQARWHPAPDAWSMLEVINHLYDEEREDFRHRLQWIWQHPAEPWAHNDPPGWVTARRYNERNFEESVNNFLFERERSVVWLRELASPDWSVNYHTGFRDMTAGDMFASWVAHDLLHIRQLVELHWAWTVDALKPHQVEYAGDW
- the opgC gene encoding OpgC domain-containing protein codes for the protein MINTRYLTPQAASIKWRMYDWFYVQKGNRDLRLDFLRGYAVFAMIVDHLGSDSWLQNFTGGNRFFVSAAEGFVFISGLLVGIIYGDMMRKIGWWPAARKALARAWTLYTLTVPLTLLFVWLIGTFNLPFASWYVIGDPLKLIFDVATMQRTFAFADIPLLYTQLLLLAPVALWLMNRGKTGWMLTGSLALWGAYQVSPTAMSGFPWNIEGNWVFHVAAWQLLFFAAMALGYHRKTVSRRLGRFMRLRWFSLALAATVALLVIFPNANPDDPTIMALFDKASLSVGRLAASAVVFSTLYMGTTLFWKPLYGTIGWLFNPLGENSLYSYTMHVMLLVGYYIVVAHIGSGDGQDIVANSVLQLGAVALTWQMIRKNFLFRVIPR
- a CDS encoding carotenoid 1,2-hydratase translates to MKRIAALLGLLLVAGMTVLILRAPSPSGVSAEVTALQHVDDAAGYLRAIAPRALVFPADHGPHPDYQTEWWYYTGNLTATDGRRFGYQLTFFRRAITPTMQTRDSDWATNQVYFAHFALTDGSSQRHIATERYSRGAAGLAGASGAPYRLWLENWSVESLNADGSAVRLRASDTPAGTGELALDLKLESTKPLALHGENGLSRKSALAGNASYYFSYTRLASLGSLTINSQRFDVSGQSWMDHEFGTTGLGSDAVGWDWFSLQLNDGRELMVFQIRRRDGSIEPFSSGTLIMKDGTTHFFPSEQFRVQVLDHWQSPRTGGRYPSRWTLELPSERITLNIAPLVADQEMDITFKYWEGAVRISGQSNGATVDGYGYVEMTGYAGQFPR
- a CDS encoding FtsX-like permease family protein, which translates into the protein MHWTLLKTGLRDAMRRPWLTGLMLFSVALGVAVVVAIDLANDSAARAFHLSTEAVIGRATHVIQGGPGGIDDDVYRRLRVDGGYRLSAPVVEGYAGVEEMGGQTVRVLGVDPLAEAPFRSYLTLPRTPASDGGNFDALTAFYTRPGGVLVGAESAARFGLRIGDRISLRVDSARKTAVIVGLLKAPNDVSARALEGLMLADVSTAQEFFGMRGRLSRIDLIATPEIAGQIAARLPPGLALAPASEQSDTVTQLTAAFQLNLTAFSLLALMVGMFLIYNTVMFTVVQRRQMLGILRCLGVTGRQIFALIMAEAAIIGTVGSVLGVLLGIVLGRFTVALVTQTINDLYFSVTVRGVDVQAATLLKGAVLGIMAALIAAAVPSAEAAAVPAITALQRSDLEDRVRRMLPALTRTGVVMAVAGLALIIFVQSSVFVSFAGLFVFLFGLVFCVPQLTVYLMRVAAWLLGRWGMLGRMAARTVTNALSRTSIAIAALMVAISVTIGVTVMIASFRTTVENWLDQTLLADIYIAPPQSSANRAVSMDPALPDRIAAVPGISGIEIYRNVSVASPSHGPVRLNAVTSRRGRGASVYRFRNGSPDEIWAQVLSGALIITEPFANRLRLNLGDHLSLLTDQGPHDFLVAAVSYDYSSDQGSVLMSLDTYRRYWNDSAISSVAAYVAPGADAGRVEDAVRAALGGAVVRVQANRALRQTALVIFDRTFAITAALRIVAVVVAFIGVLSALMALQLERTRELGTLRATGMTIPQLWRLTLLETGLMGATAGLLSMPVGLAMSLVLIYVINLRSFGWTIFFSPVPEVYVQALAISIAAALLAAVYPMQRMSRMQAATALRSE
- a CDS encoding ABC transporter ATP-binding protein; protein product: MPKLPDSYPPDSAPTDALIIFNRVSKTFAEGGRERVVLAEVTASFNRGEFIAIIGRSGSGKSTLLNLLAGLDLPSDGDIWIAGERISALDDRRRTIFRRDHIGFVFQFFNLIPTLTVIENVLLAAELSGVKAPEARRRAEELLREVGLLDRAGAYTDKLSGGEQQRVAMARALCAHPELILADEPTGNLDADTGAAVMDLLTRLSRERGTTLIIVTHSSEVAVLAGRRFKLDHGHLVDVSGDAIIAGAAR